GTTTCTGTAGTAGAATCATTGAAAAAAGCTGAAGGGCAGCAAGAATTACTCCAGGAGCGTTCAAAACACGCGCAAAAAAGCGCCCAGGAGTATCAAGAAAATTTAGCTGAAATCAATGAAAAACTTACTTCTTTAGAGAATGAAAAAGCAAATTTAGTCGGAAAATTGTCAGAGAAAAATGGCGCTGTTCAGTCAATTGAAAAAGAGATCGAACAAGCTCAAGCTGAGCTGCAAAAATATCAAAAATCTACTAAAGAGTTAATTGAAGAGCTGCGCGCAAAATATGTGGATCAAATGCAAAGCCAAGCCAATATAGGTAATGAGCTGAAGTATCTTGAACGACAATATACACAAGAGATGAGTAAAAACCAATCCTCTTTAGAAAAACAAGAAAACACTAATAAGGATTATAAGCAAAAACAAGAAGAACTTGATGAAGTAACATCACAATTAGAGCAGTTACAAGAAAGTTTATCCGAACAAAGAAAACAATTTCAGCAGTTGCAAGAAAAGCAACAATCTTATCAAAAGCAATATGAAGATACACAAAAGAAAATGTATCAATTAATGGATGACACGCGTCAAATTAAGGCAAGGATAAAAAGCCTCCAAGATATCCAAGAGAATTATTCTGGCTTTTATCAAGGGGTTCGTATTGTACTGCAACAACGTGAAGAACTTTCAGATATTGCAGGTGCTGTTGCAGAGTTGATGGAAGTTCCTTCAGATTATACATTGGCTATCGAAACTGCTCTAGGTGCACAGGCCCAACATATTGTCGTAGAAAATGAAGAAGCTGCTCGAGCTGGAATAAACTTTCTAAAACAACGTCGAGCTGGTCGAGCTACTTTTTTACCTATGACGACAATTAAGCCTCGGCAACTACCTAATGCAGTTTTGAGCCAGGCACAAAACGTTTCAGGTTTTGTTGGCGTAGCTAGCCAGTTAGTTCATTTTTCAGCAGAGTATACTTCGATAATGCAGAATTTATTGGGGACGGTCCTAATTGCCCAAGACTTATCAAGTGCCAACGAAATTGCACGAACTATTCAATTTCGTTATCGGGTCGTATCTCTAAGCGGAGATGTAATGAATGCTGGTGGTTCTATGACCGGTGGCGCAACTAAGCGAGGCAATCAAGGAAGTTTGTTTAGCCAAGCAAATGAACTACAAACGTTAAAAGAACAGGCTCAACGTAGCGATGAGCGATTGAAAACCGTGGAAAGTCAAGTAGCGCAATTTCAACAACAAGCCAATGCTAGTCAACAAGAAATGGAAAATCTACGAACAAAAGGTGAATCTGCTCGTCTAGAAGAACAAGAGTTACAAACACGTAAAAATCACATTTTGGAAGAAATGGAACGTTTACGTAAGGAACAAAAAGTTTACGAGTTTGAAAATAAAGAAGTACAAGACTTTATTGCAGATTACCAAGAGCAAAAAGAAACATTAACAAAACAGCAACAAGATGTAGCAGAACAATTGCAAAAACTGCAAACAGAAATGCAAGAATTAAATGATCAAGACGACTTGATAGAAAAAAGACGAACAAGTCTTAGCCAAGAGTTGTCTGAAAAAAAAGCTCAACTTGCTGTAAATAAAGAACAAACCAATACATTAAAACAACAGATTCAAACGAATGAACAAGACTATGCAGAGCAACAGAAACGAAAAGAAACATTGGAAAATCAACTGGAAGCTTTGACAACAGACGTTTCAGGACATGAAGAAACGGAAGAATCTTTGCAAAAACAAATTGCAACATTAACTCAGAAAAAAGACGAACTGCAGCAGCAATTGTATGAAAAGCGTCAAGAACGCGATCTCTTGTATCAAGATATCAGTGAAGAAGATGAAAATTTAAGTCAGTTAAATCAACAGCAAAAAGAAAAATTAGCTGAAAAAACAAAAGCGGAAGTAGCTAAGAATTATCAAGAAAATCTGCTAGACCAACGATTGGCTTATTTACAAGAAGAGTATCACATAACTTTTGAAAAGGCTGAGCAAGATTATGAGCCTGTTACAAAAGAGGAAGACACGAAAGAAAAAATTCAGCATTTACGTCAAAAAATTAACCAATTAGGCCCGGTCAACTTGAATGCTATTGAGCAATATGAGGAAGTTTCTCAGCGTTATGAATTTTTGAATCAGCAAAGAGAGGATCTATTAACTGCTAAAAATCAATTATTTACAACAATGGACGAAATGGATGAAGAGGTAAAAACTCGTTTTAAAGACATCTTTGAAAAAATTCGTGAACAGTTTAAAGTTGTATTTCCCAATATGTTTGGTGGAGGACGAGCAGAATTATTTTTAACAGATCCCAATGATTTATTGAATACTGGGATTGAAATTGAAGCTCAGCCACCAGGGAAAAAACTGCAGAACTTAAGTTTACTTTCTGGAGGAGAGCGTGCTCTGACGGCTATTGCTTTACTTTTCTCCATTATTCAAGTACGACCTGTTCCTTTTTGTATATTGGATGAGGTTGAGGCAGCTTTAGACGAAGCTAATATTTTACGCTTTGCGAATTATTTACAAACCTTTAATAATGATACACAATTTATTGTGGTTACCCATCGTAAAGGAACTATGGAAGCTTGTAATGTGTTGTATGGAATTACGATGGAAGAATCAGGTGTTTCTAAAATTGTGTCAGTACGCTTAGAAGATGTAGCAGAAAATGGGCAAATTGCAGTTGAAGGGAAAGATCAAGTATGATTAAATTAATTGCTATTGATTTGGATGGAACCTTATTAGACGATGAAAAAAAGATTTCTTTAAGGAATAAAAAAGCTTTACAAGCAGCTAGAGCACAAGGGACGAAAGTTGTTATTTGTACTGGACGACCTTTAGCAGGAATTCGCCCGTATTTAGAAGAGTTAGAAATGCAAAGTGCTGGCGATTATAGTATTACCTTTAACGGAGGCCTTGTACAAAAAAATGATACCGGTGAAATTGTTGAAAAGGCTGCATTAAAACAAGAAGATGTGTTGGATTTAGTTGATTTAGCGCAAAATTTAAATTTGCCTTTGGATGTGTTGTCCGATGAAGTGGTGTTGTCATTGCCGACGTCTGCGCAACATTTGTCACTTTATCCACAATTAAATCCACTTTTAACATTTCAAGCAGCTACAGTAGAGGAAATGACACCTGAACGCTTGTATAATAAAGCAGTAGTTGGTTACCATCAAGATTATTTAGACCAACAAATTGCTAAAATCCCTGCCAGCTATAAAGAACGTTATGAAGTGATCAAATCTCGTGGAAATTTATTGGAATTTATGCCTAAAGGGATTACTAAAGCTTTTGGTATTGCTGCTTTGGCTCAAGATTTAGCTTTTTCACAAGAAGAAGTTATGGGCATCGGCGACGAAGAAAACGACTTGCCAATGATCGAATACGCGGGTTTCGGCGTAGCTATGGATAACGCTGTTGCCCTTGTTAAACAAAAGGCTAATATCATTACTGGAACAAACGAAGAAGATGGTGTTGCCCAAGTTGTTGAAAATTATGTTCTGCCTTGATATAGAACATGCATAATTCACACAAAGGAGTGAAGTATAAATGGGACTTTTTGACAAGATTAAACATGCCTTTGTAAAAGATAAAGAAGAAGAGCAACAAACAGAAGATACAACTCAAGAGGAAGTTAATAAAGAAGCTACTACAGAAGCAGAAGAAACAAAGGAAGAAAATTCTTCTGCCACAACAGAAGCGGACACCTCAGATGAAGAACAATTAGAGGAAGTCGAAGAAGAACCAGAAACTTTTGAACCAGAAGATACACAAAAGAAATATGAAAAAGGGTTAACGAAGACGCGTAAAACGTTTAAAGATCGTATGAACGAATTGTTTGCCAATTTCCGCTCAGTAGATGAAGACTTTTTTGAAGAAGTAGAGGATACGTTAATTGGTGCTGACGTTGGTTTTGACACTTCCATGCGCATTGCGGACGAATTGCGGGAAGAAGTAAAAATAAAAAATGCGAAAAAGCCTGCAGCTGTGCAAAATACTATTATTGAAAAATTAGTCGATCTGTACGAAGAAGAAGGGGAAAAAGAAGTCAATGAACTTAACGAGCAACAAAACGATCTTTCTGTATTCTTATTTGTAGGAGTAAACGGAACTGGAAAAACAACAAGTATAGGTAAACTTGCACGTCAATATCAACAAGAAGGAAAAAAAGTTGTGCTAGCAGCAGCAGATACTTTCCGAGCTGGAGCTATTGATCAATTAGTTGAATGGGGCAAAAGAGCTGAAGTAGAAGTTGTTCGTGGTAATACTGGTAGTGATCCTGCTTCTGTTGTCTTTGATGCGATGACTAAAGCAAAAGAAGAACAAGCAGATGTTTTATTAATTGATACAGCGGGTCGTTTGCAAAATAAAGTAAACTTAATGAATGAATTGGATAAGATTAAACGTGTCATAAAACGTGAAGATCCTAATGCTCCTCATGAAGTGTTGCTAGTTGTTGACGCTACAACAGGACAAAATGCTATGAATCAAGCCAAACAATTTAAAGAAACAACAGATGTTACAGGACTAGTATTGACTAAATTAGATGGTACGGCCAAAGGTGGTATTGTGTTAGCTATTCGTAATGAGTTACACTTACCAGTAAAATTAGTAGGACTAGGCGAAGGAATTGATGACTTAGAAATTTTTGATCCTAATGATTTTGTCGTAGGACTTTTCAAAGGCCTTTTACAAGAAGAATAAAAAAGAAGCCAAACAATTTTACTTAAAAAATTGTTTGGGCTTTTTTATTTTGCATTTTTTACTTTTAAATTTGAAATAGGGGAATTTTTGGGAACAAAATCAAAGCTTCCTTTTTCATTGTTTGCTATAATGGCTGTAGAATTTTTTAAAGAAAGGATTATTTTATGAATATCCAACCAATTTTAACCAACGAACAATTATATCCTTACTTATTAAAAGCTCGTTATGGTGTTGAAAAAGAGAGTCAACGAGTGACGATGGAAGGTGACTTAGTAACGACAGATTATCCGGAAAAACTAGGAAATCGGAGCTTCCATCCTTATATCCAAACGGATTTCGCTGAAACTCAGATGGAATTGGTTACGCCAGTTACAGACAGTGTTTCTGAGCTTTTTCGTTGGTTAGCAGCTATCCATGATACCGTTTATCGTTCCATGGATACTAATGAAATGCTTTGGCCATTAAGCATGCCTCCTGCCTTACCTAAGACAGAAGAAAATATTGTAATTGCTAAACTTGATAACTTTGAAGATGTATTATATCGTCGCTATTTGGCAAAAACTTATGGGCGACGGAAACAAATGGTCAGTGGTATTCATTTTAACTTTGAATTTGATGATGAAATGGTACAAAAGATGTTTGAAATACAAGAAGAATATGATGACTACGATCAATTTAAAACAGAAGTTTATTTGAAAGTAGCTCGGAATTATCTACATTACCGTTGGCTAACGACTTATTTTTTTGGCGGCTCGCCTTTAAGCGGTCCGCACTATTTTAATGGGCATGAAAGGCCTACAGAGCCGGTTCGTAGTATCCGTAATAGTGAATATGGCTATAAAAATCACGAAGATGTCAAAGTAAGTTATCGCTCAGTAAAAGACTATGTGAATGATATTCAACAAATGGTAGAAGAAGGGAAACTTTCTGAAGAGAAAGAATTTTATGCGGCTGTGCGCTTAAGAGGCGGTCATAGTGTTGCTGATTTAGCAGATAAACCGGTACGCTACATCGAGTTGCGCAATATTGATCTTGATCCTTACCAACCTTATGGCATTGGAGAAGAAGAAGTTGAATTTCTTCATCTTTTCATGTTGTTTTTACTATGGACAGATGAACAAGCTGATCCAGATGATTGGGTCGAACAAGGTGAACAAATGAACAATTTGGTAGCTTTAGAATCGCCATTGGCACAAACGGCTTGTTATGATGAAGCGCAAAGATTAATTGTTGAAATCAGGAGTTTTATTAAGCAAACAGAATTGCCAGTTTCAACCGAAATTTTGGATCGTATGGAAGAAATGCTAGATGATCCAAAACAAACGTTAGCTGGAAGAGTTTATTTAGATGCTCAAAAAAGAACGCAAAAAGAAATAGGGAAACAAGAAGGGCTATCTTATTATAAAAAAGCCTGGCAAGCGCCTTATCAATTGGCTGGTTTTACAAATATGGAACTTTCTACTCAGATTTTTATGTTTGATGCTATTCAAAAAGGTTTTGACCTGGAAGTGTTAGATGAACAAGACCAATTTTTGAAATTGAATGCTCAAGAACATACAGAATATGTAAAAAATGGCAATATGACAAGCAAAGATACTTATATCGCTCCTTTAATTATGGAAAACAAGACAGTTACTAAAAAACTTTTACATCGAGCTGGTTTCCGGGTCCCTCAAGGTAAAGAGTTTACTAGTAAAGAAGCAGCAGATGTAAGTTATGAAGAATTTCGTAACAAAAGTATTGTCGTAAAACCGAAGTCTACTAATTTTGGGTTAGGTATTACAGTTTTTGTAGATGGCCCAAACAAAAATGACTATGAACAAGCTATAAATACAGCTTTTAAAGAAGATGATTCGGTTTTAATCGAAGATTTTATAGCAGGAACAGAATATCGTTTTTTTGTGATTGGTGATCAAGTAAAAGCTATTTTATTGCGAGTCCCCGCTAATGTTACCGGTGATGGGAAACAAACGGTTAAGGAATTAGTTGCTCAAAAAAATAATGATCCTTTACGAGGAGAGAACCATCGGACACCATTAGAGAAGATACAGTTAGGAGAGAGTGAAGAATTAGTTTTACATCAACAAGGTTATACATTCGATTCTGTGCCAAATCAAGATGAAACAATTTATTTACGCGATAACTCTAATGTATCTACTGGTGGGGACTCCATTGATATGACAGAGGTATTTTCTGAGGATTATAAGCAATTGGCTGTTCAAGCAGCCCAAGTTTTAGGAGCAACAATTTGTGGTGTAGACATAATTGTTCCTGATATTGAAGCACCTGCTTCTGCAGCAGATGCATATGGTATTATAGAGGCGAATTTTAACCCTATGATGCATATGCATTGTTACCCTTACAAAGGTAAAGGCCGTCGGCTAACTATGGATATCTTAAAACTCTTATATCCAGATTTTATAAAATAACTTTGGAAAAATTTTATAGTAGAGAAAAAAAGACTTACTGGTTTATCGTACAAAGCGATACCAGCAAGTCTTATATTCATTTTTTGCTTTAGTATTTTGTTAATCGTTGTGAAAAAGGCTATGCCAAAAACTTTTTTTCTCATTGCCGTTTTGTGAAGAATGCGAGCTATCATTTGTAAATTTTTCTGCGATATCGATTGTATCTTCGTTTACAGCTTTATCAGAAACTACAAGGAGACCACTTTCTTCATCTTCTTGCAAATCAGTGTCAACAACAGTAAATTTAAGCTTTGCCTTCATAATACTTTGAATGTAGCTAGTTTGTAGGGTTTGGCTGACATTTCCGTTAATTAAAACACTGGCATCAGGGTAATCTGTTAAGTGCGTTTCTAAGGTTTTTTTTAACTTTTCTTGTCTCATTTGTTGAATTGACATTCGGATATAGACACGTTCACGAAAAGTTCCTAAAAATTTTCTTTGTTCATCAGGATTTACAGAGGGGGTGCCGTACATTCCTTTGTCTAGATGCTTTTGTACTTCGTCTGTCATAGTGATCCTCCCCAATAAATTAATTATCTTCATTATAACATAGGACGTTTTTATTTTTAAAATACTTCACAAATTCGAACCAATGAAAGCAAAGTAGGCTTCTCCCTGTTTGAAAAAAGAGAGTAGGGGTTAAATAAAAAATCTATTGGAGGCAATCTTGTGATGTGCTCCTAATCGGTAAATAATTGGAGACAACTTCTTCGATGTGCCTCCAATAATTATGGAGAGTGGTGGGAAGTATTGAAATAACTCTTTTTATTGGTAAAAAACCTGCTGTTGTTACTTGTATACTGTAAGAAGCTTACTTCGATAAATTTTACGCATAGACAAATTCTTGAAATTGCGTATAATAAAGGATAATTTAAGTAAACAGGTGAGGTTAATGAAACAAGATAATGATAAAAATTACATTTTAGCAACAAATAACCATTTAGAAACTAAACGTCTATTATTGCGGCCAGTATCTCTTTTGGATGCAGAGGATATGTTTGAATATAGCAGCGATAGTCAAACAACTAAATTTGTTTTTGAACCTCATCAAACGTTAACAGATACAAGATATGCTATTGCAGAGTATTTTATGGCAGACCCATTAGGAAAATATGCTATTGAGTTAAAAGAGCAGCATAAAATGATTGGTACAATTGATCTTAGAGCAGAAATAAAAATTGGCGTGGCAGAATTGGGTTATATTATTAATAAAAATTACTGGGGCTTTGGGTATATACCAGAAGCATGTGATCGGTTGCTTACGCTTGGTTTTGTTGATTTAAATTTAGTACGTGTTAAAGCATTACATGATCAAAGAAATCAAAATTCAGGACGAGTAATGGAGAAAATCGGGATGACGGTGGATAGTATAGTACCTGAGGCTAGAAGAAATCTTGGGCAACTAAAAGGAGAACTGTTTACAGAAGTTACTCGAAGTATATCAAAAAAACAGTGGCAGACTGCGAAATATTAGAAGAAGGGACAGAATTTGGGGAAACTAGCAATTATATCAGATTTACATGCAGATATTAATCAATTAAATGAAGAACTGTATGTTATGCGTGATTATTTAGAAAAACAACACGTTACGCATCTTCATTTTGCAGGGGATGTGGCAAATAAAGTAGGCAAGGCGTTAGAAATCGTCCATTTTTTCGATCAAAAAATACCTACTACTTTTCACTGGGGAAACCATGAAATGGCAGATATTCAAGAGCAACAAAACTTTGAAGATTTTAATGATCCTCATTTTTTAAATTTTAAAACAAAAGAACTATCAGAATCCACTGTGCTTTTGGGCGTAAATGGTTGGTACGATTATAGTTTTGTACCTTTTGCAGATGAGAAAGAGTATCGCAGGAAGAAACAAGTTTATTGGTATGATCGTTTTATTGAGCGTAAAGGCTCGGATCCAGAAATTACGGATGCAATTTGTGACCGTCTGAAAGAAACACTAAAAAGTATTCCGCCTACAAAAAACATCATTTTAAGTACTCATTTTGTACCTAAAGAAGCTTTTATTATTAAACATGGGGAAAAATACGCACGATGGAATCAATTGAATGCTTTTTTGGGTTCAAAAGAATTTGGTGCTGTATTGGATGAATTTCCTAATATTAAAGAAGTTGTTTTTGGACATACGCATCATCGCTTTTTTGAACAGAAATTACATCGTACTAGGTATCATTGTCGGCCGTTTGGCTATTATTATGAATGGTTTTTAACTCGTTCTTTTATATTATCCAATCATTTAGCTGATACTTTTAATCCGCTTAAAGCTCGAACTTTGGTAAAACATTATTCTCAAGCGTTTAATGAATATAAAAATAATTATCTTCTTAATGAGCTTCAAGAGGGGATGGTTTTACTTGATTATTAAATTTAATAGGAGGATTTATGTTTACGCAAGAAAGTTTTAAAGTCTTTGAGATTACTGGTTTAGACGAACGAATGTCGGCGATACGAGAAGAAATTCAGCCAGTTTTTAAGACAATAGACGAAAAAATAAAAAAAGATTTAGAAGAAAAATTGAGGGAGACGCTTTATATCCATATTGCCCAGCACCGCAGGCGTAGCGTTTATCCTCCAGAAAATACCTGGTCAGCTATTAGTAGCAAAAAAAGTGGTTATAAAATGGAGCCGCATTTCCAATTAGGAATTTGGCCTGAATATGTTTTTATGTATTTATCTATTATTGACAATCTTCCTAAAAAAGAACAAATGGCGCAGCAACTTTTACATCATAACCTCTTATTGACACAATTACCTGAAGATACTGTAATCAATACCGATCATACGAAAGACCACTATGAGCTGGTTGTGGAAACAAATATTAAACACGCTTTAGAACGTTTAAAGAATGTCAAAAAAGGCGAGTTTCAAATTGGACGAGTAATAAAAAAAGAAAGTGAATTATGGAATGAACCTGAAAAGGCAATGGAATATATGTTAGCAACTTATCGTTCGCTAATTCCATATTACGAACTTCTACAATTTTGAAGCTGAGCTAAAAGGAAAAATACCCGAGCTATATTCGATAAGAAATCTATATAGCTCGGGTATTTTTATCCATTACTAAGAAACCTTTGTGGTAGACGCCGAATCAAGACGACGCTAAGCCAACCTGAAGCAATTGCTTTTATAATTTCTGGGAACAAAAAACCAAAAAAGCCTGTAGAGATTGCAGGGGTCCAATTCATATCAGCTGCGAATTTTAGCCAAATTGTCCCAAAGAAAAGAGCTACAATAAATCCTAACAAGTTGGCAACGATAGTGCTAAAGTAAGCATACCCCGTATATTTTATAATTGTTCCAATAATTAAAGAAGCGAAAATAAAACCAACTAAAAAGCCGCCTGTAGGACCTAAAAGATAGCCTACACCACTGCCTCCTCCGGCAAAAACGGGTAAACCGATCGCCCCAAGTAAAAAGTAAATAAGAACAGACCAAATTCCTACTTTTCTACCTAGTAAAGTAACCGTCAAACCAACAATAAATGTTTGTAAGCTCAAGGGAACAATACCAAGTGGAATAATGATTTGGGAAAAAATAGCGATAATACCAGCAAAAGTAGCTGCCAACAGTTGCTCATGTAAAGTTAATTTCATTGTGTAACCCTTTCTAGTAAACCTAAATTTCAAAACTAGTTAACGAAATAAAATATAGCACTTCCTTTAATAATTGTAAATAATAATTGTCCGTTGATTATCATTAAGAGGTTATTTTAAAAGGATAAGAGGTAAAACACAGAGGATAAAAAAATAGCCCAGGATCTCCATAGAGATCTTGGGCTTAAAGTAAAATCTTACATCAATTGGTTGTAGTATTCAACAACTAATGCTTCATCAATATCAGGAGTCAATTCTTCACGTTCTGGTAAGCGTGTTAATGATCCTTCTAATTTTTCATCGTCAAAGCTGACAAATGCAGGGGTTCCTACAATAGATTCAACAGCTTCTGTAATGGCAGACATTTCTTTTGATTTTTCACGGATACTAATGACTTGTCCTACTTCTACATGATAAGAAGGGATGTCTACACGTTGACCATCTACTGTAACATGGCCATGGTTGACAAATTGACGTGCTTGACGACGTGTAGTTGCCAAACCTAAACGGTAAACCACGTTGTCCAAACGTTGTTCAAGTAAGATCATGAAGTTAACACCATGTTTGCCTTCTTTAATTTTACTTGCTTTTATAAACAACGTACGGAATTGGCGTTCTGTTAAACCATACATACGACGTAGTTTTTGTTTTTCATTTAATTGCAAACCATATTCTGAGCGTGTACGACGGCTTGTTGGTCCGTGTTCACCTGGTGGGTAAGGTCGACGATTTAATTCTTTTCCGGTGCCAGATAGGGAAATACCTAAACGGCGGGAAACTTTCCAAGATGGTCCAGTATAACGAGACATTGAAAATTCCTCCAATAATATTTTTTGGAGTAAAATAATCCGATGAAATATTCATCATTCGTGTAGTTCGCTCTTCAATCTTCACCTTTGCAGCCGCGGCTACGCAATTGAACCATATAATAAGGCGACGAACTGGTGACGAATCATTATATCTCTGCTGCATTATTTTACACGCATAATATTATACTTTGCTCTTTTACTTTCTGTCAAGGGATTTTTCATAATAGCCCCTTTAGATTTCACTTTTATTTTGGATAAAAGAGATCAAAGTTAAAAAGGGGCTTTTACTGTATGTTATTTATTATAAAATCGCTTTACAAATTTATTCAAGCTCATTAGAATAAAAACGTTGGCCAACAAAAGTGTTGAGAAAAATAATAAAGGTGGAAAAGAAATGAATCCGATATCAGCGTTATTTGAAAAAATTGACGCTTCTATTTTAAAAAAAGTAGAATTAATTGAGAGTAGTTACGCACGTTACGCTGTCCGTGCTATCTTAGCATGTTTATTTTTAACTTTAGGGACAGCGATCGCATTTGGGACTGCTATGCAAGCAGAAGAAGTTGCGCCAGGTTCAGGTAAATTTTTATATGCATTTATGTTTAGCTGGTCTTTGGTTATGATTTTATTTATGAATGCAGAACTGGGAACTTCTAATATGCTTTATATGACTGTAGGAGTATATCGCAAAAAAATAGATGTTAAAATGGCTAGTAAGATCCTGTTTACTTGTATCTTGTTTAATTTAGTTGGGGGCATCTTTTTTGGTTATTTAATTTCATTAACTGGGACATTTCAAGATCTATCAGCTGATAATTACATGTTTACTTCACTAGCTGGTAAATTAGAAAAATCAACCTTACAAATTCTAGTAGAAGGTATTTTTGCTAATGTTGTTGTAAATACAGCAGTGTTAATTAGTTTACGTATGAAAGATGATGCTGGTAAAGTTTTAGCTATTATTTTTATCATTTTTATTTTTGCTTTTCTAGGTTACGAACACGTTATTGCTAATTTCCCGGCATTTTCTTTAGGATATTTTGCTTCTCAAGGAAGTATAGCTACAATGACAGCTTCAAATCTTATACATAATCTGGTATTTGCGCTAGTGGGTAATTATATCGGAGGCGGTCTGGTTATCGGCCTTATGTATGCTTGGTTAAATAATACAAGTTCAGATTATGTAGATTAAGACTAAAATACAAGTGAAAAAATATTCTGAATATTATTGACAAATAAGTACAGCCTTGCTATTATTTTGGATAACATATAAAAACACAACGATAAAGAAAGTAGAATTTGTTTAATTTTCTAAAAGAGAGCTTCGGTAGCTGAAAAGAAGCGAAAAAATAGGAATTCGAAAATGGCTTTAGAGTGGGTATTCTGAAAGTATTAGGAATACACGGTATTCTCCGTTAACAAGAAACCAATATGAATTGTATTGGAGACAAAGGTAAAAATAGTAATATTTTTACAAATCAAGGTGGTACCATGTATGTCGATTACATCCTTAGGAGACAATTGTCTTCTAGGGATTTTTTTATCTAAAAAGCATAGTGGTAAAGAGTCAAGATAAAAAATGAATTTATTGTTACTCTACCACTAAAAAATAGGCGCACTGAACTAGGCCTATGCAAATCAAGCGTTTTCATAGGCTGTTTCCCTAGCAATGCGCAAATAACTTTTTCGTTATTTTTCTATCACGCTCCTAGGTGGCGTATAGAGTTGGTGGTTCCGTAGTAGCGTATCCACCAAGCGCACAAATTTTCTTGCAGTTAAAACGAGGGCTCTTTTGTGTTGATGTTTCGGTGTTTCTTGATACTTTTTACGATAAAAGGCTTGATATTCGGGCAAATGCCGACTGACAGAATTGGCAGCTTCAATTAAGTAGTAACGGAAATAGCGATTGCCTTTTTTCGTTAAGGGGGTGTTTTCAGCTTCATGACGTCCTGACTGATGCTTGGGCCAAGTGAGCCCGGCATACTTAGCTAAACTGGTTTGATCAGGAAAACGTTCGATTTGACCAATTTCAGCTAACAAGCCAGCGGCGTAAACAGGGCCTACACCAGGAATACTGGTTAAACATTGGTATTCGGGCACCGTTTGGACGAGATCTTCAATCCCTTGGTCACAGTCTTTAACGGCTTTTTCCAAGGAACGAATTTCACGTACAAGGATACCTAAGATCATATCGATCGATTCGCTCACAACTTGATCGAGCCGGTAGGAACTACGGACGGCTCGTTGGATCGTTTTCGCTAACCCTTCGGGGTCTTTAAAGCGGCCGCGCCCTTTGGATTGGAGCCATTCGGCCAAGTCTTTCAAAGGCAGGTTCGCCAAATCGTCTAAGGACAAGTCTTGGGT
This region of Tetragenococcus osmophilus genomic DNA includes:
- a CDS encoding YueI family protein, which translates into the protein MTDEVQKHLDKGMYGTPSVNPDEQRKFLGTFRERVYIRMSIQQMRQEKLKKTLETHLTDYPDASVLINGNVSQTLQTSYIQSIMKAKLKFTVVDTDLQEDEESGLLVVSDKAVNEDTIDIAEKFTNDSSHSSQNGNEKKSFWHSLFHND
- a CDS encoding GNAT family N-acetyltransferase; protein product: MKQDNDKNYILATNNHLETKRLLLRPVSLLDAEDMFEYSSDSQTTKFVFEPHQTLTDTRYAIAEYFMADPLGKYAIELKEQHKMIGTIDLRAEIKIGVAELGYIINKNYWGFGYIPEACDRLLTLGFVDLNLVRVKALHDQRNQNSGRVMEKIGMTVDSIVPEARRNLGQLKGELFTEVTRSISKKQWQTAKY
- a CDS encoding metallophosphoesterase, yielding MGKLAIISDLHADINQLNEELYVMRDYLEKQHVTHLHFAGDVANKVGKALEIVHFFDQKIPTTFHWGNHEMADIQEQQNFEDFNDPHFLNFKTKELSESTVLLGVNGWYDYSFVPFADEKEYRRKKQVYWYDRFIERKGSDPEITDAICDRLKETLKSIPPTKNIILSTHFVPKEAFIIKHGEKYARWNQLNAFLGSKEFGAVLDEFPNIKEVVFGHTHHRFFEQKLHRTRYHCRPFGYYYEWFLTRSFILSNHLADTFNPLKARTLVKHYSQAFNEYKNNYLLNELQEGMVLLDY
- a CDS encoding biotin transporter BioY, with product MKLTLHEQLLAATFAGIIAIFSQIIIPLGIVPLSLQTFIVGLTVTLLGRKVGIWSVLIYFLLGAIGLPVFAGGGSGVGYLLGPTGGFLVGFIFASLIIGTIIKYTGYAYFSTIVANLLGFIVALFFGTIWLKFAADMNWTPAISTGFFGFLFPEIIKAIASGWLSVVLIRRLPQRFLSNG
- the gshAB gene encoding bifunctional glutamate--cysteine ligase GshA/glutathione synthetase GshB, with amino-acid sequence MNIQPILTNEQLYPYLLKARYGVEKESQRVTMEGDLVTTDYPEKLGNRSFHPYIQTDFAETQMELVTPVTDSVSELFRWLAAIHDTVYRSMDTNEMLWPLSMPPALPKTEENIVIAKLDNFEDVLYRRYLAKTYGRRKQMVSGIHFNFEFDDEMVQKMFEIQEEYDDYDQFKTEVYLKVARNYLHYRWLTTYFFGGSPLSGPHYFNGHERPTEPVRSIRNSEYGYKNHEDVKVSYRSVKDYVNDIQQMVEEGKLSEEKEFYAAVRLRGGHSVADLADKPVRYIELRNIDLDPYQPYGIGEEEVEFLHLFMLFLLWTDEQADPDDWVEQGEQMNNLVALESPLAQTACYDEAQRLIVEIRSFIKQTELPVSTEILDRMEEMLDDPKQTLAGRVYLDAQKRTQKEIGKQEGLSYYKKAWQAPYQLAGFTNMELSTQIFMFDAIQKGFDLEVLDEQDQFLKLNAQEHTEYVKNGNMTSKDTYIAPLIMENKTVTKKLLHRAGFRVPQGKEFTSKEAADVSYEEFRNKSIVVKPKSTNFGLGITVFVDGPNKNDYEQAINTAFKEDDSVLIEDFIAGTEYRFFVIGDQVKAILLRVPANVTGDGKQTVKELVAQKNNDPLRGENHRTPLEKIQLGESEELVLHQQGYTFDSVPNQDETIYLRDNSNVSTGGDSIDMTEVFSEDYKQLAVQAAQVLGATICGVDIIVPDIEAPASAADAYGIIEANFNPMMHMHCYPYKGKGRRLTMDILKLLYPDFIK
- a CDS encoding DUF1054 domain-containing protein is translated as MFTQESFKVFEITGLDERMSAIREEIQPVFKTIDEKIKKDLEEKLRETLYIHIAQHRRRSVYPPENTWSAISSKKSGYKMEPHFQLGIWPEYVFMYLSIIDNLPKKEQMAQQLLHHNLLLTQLPEDTVINTDHTKDHYELVVETNIKHALERLKNVKKGEFQIGRVIKKESELWNEPEKAMEYMLATYRSLIPYYELLQF